The Pueribacillus theae genome has a window encoding:
- a CDS encoding sulfurtransferase TusA family protein: protein MEATKFLDAKGLACPMPIVRAKKAINELESGQILEIHATDKGSKNDLTAWAKSGGHELLKAEEENGVFKFWIKKG, encoded by the coding sequence ATGGAAGCAACAAAGTTTTTAGACGCAAAGGGATTGGCTTGTCCAATGCCAATTGTGAGGGCGAAAAAAGCGATAAATGAACTAGAGTCCGGTCAAATATTGGAAATCCATGCGACGGACAAAGGGTCAAAAAATGATTTGACTGCATGGGCAAAATCGGGCGGACATGAATTGTTGAAAGCCGAAGAAGAAAATGGGGTCTTCAAATTTTGGATTAAAAAGGGCTAA